From Staphylococcus delphini, one genomic window encodes:
- a CDS encoding FecCD family ABC transporter permease — protein MLEKRVNMKWSDAVQFGCAVIVLLIVFIIATLLGEAHVNLSTIFEAIFHYNPKIQAHNVISEVRIPRNIGAVLVGMALATAGAVIQGVSKNGLADPGLIGLNAGAAFALALTFALFPGASFIAHIIAGFIGAMLGGAIVMTIGASRRDGFNPMRLILAGAAVSALLTALSQGVALIFRLNQSINFWSAGGVSGTNWQQIQISVPIILVSLILLILMSRQLTILSLGDALAVGLGQNIKMVRTVALILSMLLAGVSVAMVGQIAFVGLIVPHIVRFWVGTDYMKVLPMTAVVGGTLVLGADLVARLLGEAPMSAVISFIGVPYFFYLIRKGGRTL, from the coding sequence ATGTTGGAAAAAAGAGTAAATATGAAGTGGAGTGATGCGGTACAGTTTGGCTGTGCCGTTATCGTATTGTTGATAGTATTTATTATTGCGACTTTATTAGGTGAAGCGCATGTGAATTTAAGTACCATTTTTGAAGCAATTTTTCATTATAATCCAAAAATCCAAGCACACAATGTGATTTCAGAAGTTCGTATCCCTCGAAATATCGGTGCTGTGCTAGTAGGGATGGCGCTTGCAACAGCGGGTGCCGTGATTCAAGGTGTCTCTAAAAATGGACTTGCAGACCCCGGCTTAATTGGTTTGAATGCTGGGGCTGCTTTTGCTTTAGCGCTCACTTTCGCACTGTTTCCAGGCGCATCATTTATTGCGCATATTATTGCTGGTTTTATCGGGGCGATGCTAGGTGGCGCGATTGTGATGACGATTGGTGCGTCGAGACGAGATGGTTTTAACCCAATGCGTCTCATTTTAGCCGGTGCTGCTGTCAGTGCGCTGTTAACGGCACTCAGTCAAGGGGTGGCGCTCATTTTTCGTCTCAATCAATCCATTAACTTTTGGAGCGCAGGTGGGGTGTCAGGCACCAATTGGCAACAAATTCAAATCAGCGTGCCGATTATTTTAGTGTCGTTAATCTTATTAATATTGATGAGCCGACAGTTGACGATTTTAAGTTTGGGTGATGCGTTAGCTGTAGGACTCGGTCAAAATATAAAAATGGTCCGCACAGTCGCTTTAATTTTATCGATGCTACTTGCAGGCGTTTCTGTAGCAATGGTCGGTCAGATTGCATTTGTCGGTCTCATCGTCCCTCATATCGTACGTTTTTGGGTCGGTACAGATTATATGAAAGTCCTTCCGATGACTGCGGTAGTAGGTGGTACACTCGTCTTAGGTGCGGACCTTGTGGCGAGACTGTTAGGTGAAGCGCCAATGAGTGCCGTTATCTCCTTTATCGGTGTCCCTTACTTTTTCTATTTGATTCGTAAAGGAGGACGTACGCTATGA
- a CDS encoding ABC transporter ATP-binding protein: protein MSRLTGKEVTIGYGDRVIVDNLDVAIPDGAITSIIGPNGCGKSTLLKALSRLLNTKSGEICLDGKNIHVQSTKEIAKKIAILPQSPDVADGLTAGELVSYGRFPHQKGFGRLNEEDKKAIDWAMRVTGTIDFKHRAVNDLSGGQRQRVWIAMALAQKTDIIFLDEPTTYLDISHQLEILELVQELNAEHGTTIIMVLHDINQAIRFSDHLIAMKDGDIIKQGDTHEVLTNEILERVFNIDAELSTDPRTGKPMLVTYNLLCKHYEKA from the coding sequence ATGAGTAGATTAACAGGTAAAGAGGTCACAATTGGGTATGGTGACCGTGTCATTGTTGATAATTTAGATGTCGCAATTCCAGATGGTGCCATTACGTCAATTATTGGGCCCAATGGCTGTGGCAAATCAACATTATTAAAAGCACTTTCTCGATTATTAAATACAAAAAGTGGTGAAATTTGTTTAGACGGCAAAAATATTCATGTCCAGTCAACAAAAGAAATAGCTAAAAAAATAGCGATTTTACCTCAGTCTCCAGATGTGGCGGATGGTTTAACGGCTGGAGAGCTTGTTTCTTATGGTCGTTTCCCACATCAAAAGGGCTTTGGTCGTTTGAACGAAGAAGATAAAAAAGCGATTGATTGGGCGATGCGTGTGACAGGAACGATAGATTTTAAGCATCGTGCAGTCAACGATCTAAGTGGTGGGCAACGTCAACGTGTTTGGATTGCGATGGCGCTCGCACAAAAAACAGACATTATTTTTCTTGATGAACCGACAACGTATTTAGATATTTCACACCAACTTGAAATTTTAGAACTTGTACAAGAACTGAATGCTGAACACGGCACGACAATTATTATGGTATTACACGATATTAATCAAGCGATTCGTTTTTCAGATCACCTCATCGCAATGAAAGATGGCGATATTATTAAACAAGGTGATACGCATGAAGTACTGACGAATGAAATTTTAGAACGCGTATTTAATATTGATGCAGAGTTGAGTACAGATCCACGTACAGGTAAACCGATGCTCGTGACGTACAACCTCTTGTGTAAACATTACGAAAAAGCCTAA
- a CDS encoding YitT family protein — MSRTIRDLLLVIVGAFIFSAGVNAFVIAGDLGEGGVTGLAIVLYYAFHWSPAIINFVVNAVLIAIGYKFLSKRSMYLTIVATILISVFLSLTHTWQVKSDDIIINAVFGGFSVGLGIGIIVLAGGTTAGTTILARIANKYLDVSTPYALLFFDLIVVLISLTVIPLDRALLTVISLYIGTKVMDFVIEGLNPKKAVTIISKEPDRIAKMIDEDIGRGVTILNGRGYFSKQETDVLYAVISKTQLSRTKRLIRKIDHSAFVVVHDVRDVYGNGFLVED; from the coding sequence GTGAGCAGAACAATAAGAGATTTGTTATTAGTTATCGTTGGCGCATTTATTTTTTCAGCGGGGGTCAATGCATTTGTCATCGCCGGTGATCTCGGTGAAGGTGGCGTGACAGGTCTTGCTATCGTACTTTATTATGCGTTTCACTGGTCGCCTGCCATTATTAACTTTGTCGTTAATGCGGTATTGATTGCGATTGGTTACAAGTTTTTAAGTAAAAGAAGTATGTATTTAACGATTGTGGCTACAATTTTAATTTCTGTATTTTTAAGTTTAACGCATACTTGGCAAGTCAAATCAGATGATATCATTATTAATGCTGTGTTCGGTGGATTTTCAGTCGGTTTAGGTATTGGCATTATCGTTTTAGCCGGTGGTACGACAGCTGGAACGACCATTTTGGCACGTATTGCGAATAAGTATTTAGACGTTAGTACGCCTTATGCATTGCTCTTTTTTGACTTAATTGTCGTCTTGATTTCATTGACAGTGATTCCGTTAGATCGCGCGCTGTTAACCGTAATCAGTTTATATATCGGTACAAAAGTGATGGATTTCGTTATTGAAGGGTTAAATCCTAAAAAGGCAGTGACGATTATTTCAAAAGAACCTGACCGTATCGCTAAAATGATTGATGAAGATATCGGTAGAGGTGTGACGATTTTAAATGGGCGCGGTTATTTCTCCAAACAAGAAACAGACGTGCTTTATGCCGTGATTAGTAAAACGCAATTGTCACGGACGAAGCGGTTAATTCGTAAAATTGATCATAGTGCGTTCGTGGTCGTGCATGACGTGCGTGACGTCTATGGCAATGGCTTTTTAGTAGAAGATTAA
- a CDS encoding NupC/NupG family nucleoside CNT transporter produces the protein MYLIINIIGLFVFLGVAFLFSRDRKNIQWASIATLVVLNLILAWFFVYFPAGTLAVKKAAEGISWVIDASFAGIGFAFHSFTAPKQLDMAVAALFPILLVVPLFDILMYLRILPWIMRGIGWVLAKITRQPKFEAFFGIEMMFLGNTEALAVSSEQLKRMKETRVLTLAMMSMSSVSGAIVGAYVTMIPGELVLTAIPLNIVNAMIVASILNPVKVEVDEDVIYDLRANEARQPFFSFLGDSVLNAGKLVLIIIAFVISFVALAELADRLIHLVTGGIGHLFNAKGSFGLDQILGVFMYPFALLLGLPLDEAWLVAQNMAKKIVTNEFVVMGQIAGEVNDYAPHRRAVISTFLISFANFSTIGMIIGTLKGIVNEKTSDFVSKYVPMMLLAGILVSLLTAGFVGLFAW, from the coding sequence ATGTATTTGATTATTAACATTATTGGATTGTTTGTCTTTTTAGGGGTTGCATTTTTATTCTCACGTGACCGTAAAAACATTCAATGGGCTTCTATTGCGACGCTTGTTGTCCTTAACTTGATTTTGGCATGGTTCTTTGTATATTTCCCAGCTGGTACGCTCGCCGTTAAAAAAGCAGCGGAGGGGATTTCTTGGGTCATTGATGCATCGTTTGCAGGGATTGGCTTTGCATTCCATAGCTTCACAGCGCCAAAACAATTGGACATGGCAGTAGCAGCGTTATTCCCAATTTTATTAGTTGTGCCACTTTTTGATATCTTGATGTATTTACGTATTTTGCCATGGATTATGCGCGGAATTGGTTGGGTACTTGCAAAAATTACACGTCAGCCTAAATTCGAGGCATTCTTCGGTATTGAAATGATGTTCTTAGGAAACACTGAAGCACTCGCGGTTTCAAGTGAACAATTAAAACGTATGAAAGAAACACGTGTACTGACTTTAGCGATGATGTCGATGAGTTCGGTATCTGGGGCGATTGTTGGGGCTTATGTGACAATGATTCCAGGTGAATTAGTATTGACAGCGATTCCGTTAAACATTGTCAACGCGATGATCGTTGCTTCTATTTTAAACCCTGTAAAAGTTGAAGTAGACGAAGATGTGATTTACGATTTACGCGCAAATGAAGCACGTCAACCATTCTTCTCATTCCTTGGTGACTCTGTGTTGAATGCTGGTAAATTAGTACTCATCATTATCGCTTTCGTTATCAGTTTCGTTGCATTAGCAGAATTAGCAGACCGTTTAATTCACTTAGTAACTGGTGGTATTGGTCACTTATTCAATGCAAAAGGTAGCTTCGGTCTTGACCAAATTTTAGGTGTATTCATGTATCCATTCGCATTGTTACTTGGTTTACCATTAGATGAGGCATGGTTAGTTGCACAAAATATGGCGAAGAAAATTGTAACGAATGAATTTGTTGTTATGGGTCAAATCGCAGGAGAAGTGAATGATTACGCACCTCACCGTCGTGCAGTCATTTCAACATTCTTAATTTCATTTGCAAACTTCTCAACAATCGGTATGATTATCGGTACGTTAAAAGGTATTGTGAATGAAAAAACATCTGACTTTGTATCTAAATATGTACCAATGATGTTATTAGCAGGTATTTTAGTATCATTATTAACAGCTGGTTTTGTAGGTTTATTCGCGTGGTAA
- a CDS encoding FeoA family protein has translation MLHIGNAEIGKQYRVKGLDTDNVHLKHRLRALGCVEGCQISVHQKGLFKGPCTLKVNGQHICIRNCDACEIRLEHAYE, from the coding sequence ATGTTACATATTGGAAATGCTGAGATTGGAAAACAATATCGTGTCAAAGGATTAGATACAGACAATGTCCATTTAAAGCATCGTTTACGAGCCCTAGGTTGTGTAGAAGGATGTCAAATTTCTGTCCATCAAAAAGGATTATTCAAAGGACCTTGTACATTAAAAGTGAACGGTCAACATATTTGTATTCGTAACTGTGATGCTTGCGAAATTAGATTGGAGCATGCTTATGAGTAA
- the feoB gene encoding ferrous iron transport protein B, which translates to MSNAYCILGNPNVGKTSLFNALTGSYEYVGNWSGVTVDKKVGQLKKNFGHLIDLPGIYDLVPISRDETVVTDYLLHEKFDGMINIIDAAQIKRNFNLTVQLLEYGAPMLIGLNMIDVANKRGIRIDHQRLMRQLHIPIIPIIARTGKGSDEVLNALADRHVSRQRPLKIHYGDAVENLLTQLVKALPSTLPLAQRHYRFLAIQYLLNNPAVLRYLDEETLQQFEILTAQFNTIDLEQHILKCRQQYIDTMLAEVVTYPDAERQHLTERIDALLTHKILGIPIFLGMMWLIFQITFTWIGTPLSDQLDAFFGGPLTDQTVNIMNKLGIYPALQDLVTDGIIAGVGGVLVFIPQILVLFFFISLLEDSGYMARIAVIMDRMMEKFGLNGKSFIPMIIGFGCNVPGIMAARSIEEEKERLTTILIAPFMSCSARLPVYGLFVAIFFAQHQALVVLSLYVLGIVVALLVSWLLSKTVLKKDTSIFVIELPPYRLPSIKTLWRSTWEKGKGFVKKAGTFIFAGSVVIWLLNYTGPSGIDVPIDQSFLHMIGATIAPLITPLGFSSWQTAATLIPGFLAKEVIISSMAIIFAVSEESLVATVSTHFTALSAYSFMVFILLYTPCLATVAAIRKETPSWKWTMLAVTYPFVIAYVLSLLVYQIGSYFI; encoded by the coding sequence ATGAGTAATGCATATTGTATTTTAGGGAATCCGAACGTAGGAAAAACGTCTCTTTTCAACGCTTTAACCGGCTCATATGAATATGTCGGAAACTGGAGCGGTGTCACAGTAGACAAAAAGGTCGGTCAACTTAAGAAAAATTTCGGTCATTTAATCGACTTACCAGGGATTTACGACTTAGTACCCATTTCCCGTGATGAAACTGTCGTAACAGATTATTTACTGCATGAAAAATTCGACGGTATGATCAACATTATCGATGCGGCCCAAATTAAACGCAATTTTAATTTAACTGTGCAATTGCTAGAATATGGCGCGCCAATGCTCATCGGTCTGAACATGATTGACGTGGCAAATAAACGCGGCATCCGGATTGACCACCAACGTTTAATGCGTCAATTGCATATCCCGATTATTCCTATTATCGCACGTACCGGTAAAGGGAGCGATGAAGTGCTCAATGCGCTTGCTGACCGTCATGTTTCAAGACAACGACCTTTAAAAATTCATTACGGTGATGCCGTTGAAAATTTATTAACACAACTTGTCAAAGCGTTACCCTCGACACTTCCATTAGCACAGCGCCATTACCGTTTTTTGGCTATTCAATATTTGCTTAATAACCCAGCTGTGTTGCGCTATTTGGATGAAGAAACGCTACAACAGTTTGAAATATTGACGGCACAGTTCAATACGATCGACCTTGAACAACATATTTTGAAATGTCGTCAACAGTATATCGATACTATGCTTGCTGAAGTCGTGACTTATCCAGATGCAGAGCGTCAACATTTGACTGAACGGATCGATGCGTTGCTCACACATAAAATACTGGGGATCCCTATCTTTTTAGGAATGATGTGGCTCATCTTTCAAATTACGTTTACTTGGATTGGGACACCGCTTTCTGATCAGTTGGACGCATTTTTCGGAGGCCCTTTAACCGATCAAACGGTCAATATCATGAATAAACTCGGTATTTATCCGGCACTTCAAGACTTGGTGACAGATGGTATTATTGCGGGCGTCGGCGGTGTACTCGTATTCATTCCACAAATTTTAGTGCTGTTTTTCTTCATTTCATTATTAGAAGATTCAGGTTACATGGCGCGTATTGCAGTGATTATGGACCGGATGATGGAAAAATTCGGCCTTAACGGCAAGTCATTTATTCCGATGATTATCGGTTTCGGTTGTAACGTGCCAGGTATTATGGCGGCTCGCAGTATCGAAGAAGAAAAAGAACGGCTGACGACCATTTTAATCGCACCGTTCATGTCATGTTCTGCACGTCTTCCAGTATATGGTTTGTTCGTAGCCATTTTCTTCGCACAACATCAAGCACTTGTCGTGTTAAGTCTATACGTATTAGGTATTGTTGTCGCGCTACTCGTAAGCTGGTTACTCTCTAAAACAGTGCTAAAAAAAGATACGTCCATTTTTGTCATAGAGTTACCGCCATATCGATTACCTTCAATTAAAACATTATGGCGTAGCACTTGGGAAAAAGGAAAAGGATTTGTTAAAAAAGCAGGCACATTTATTTTTGCAGGTTCTGTTGTGATTTGGTTGCTCAATTACACAGGACCATCTGGTATTGATGTCCCTATCGATCAAAGTTTCTTACACATGATTGGTGCGACTATTGCGCCACTGATCACACCACTTGGATTCAGTTCATGGCAAACCGCTGCGACACTCATTCCTGGATTTTTAGCGAAAGAAGTTATCATTAGTTCCATGGCCATTATTTTTGCGGTTAGCGAAGAGAGTCTCGTCGCTACTGTATCAACACATTTCACAGCACTCTCTGCCTATTCATTCATGGTGTTTATTTTACTTTACACCCCATGCCTTGCGACAGTGGCTGCGATACGTAAAGAAACCCCTTCATGGAAATGGACGATGCTTGCTGTGACATATCCCTTTGTCATTGCATATGTGTTGTCATTGTTAGTCTATCAAATCGGTTCGTACTTTATATAG
- a CDS encoding FeoB-associated Cys-rich membrane protein, producing the protein MTLFINLLLIALILGYATWVIVRFFKKSKQGKCSACESNQGCPTESLPKHLQ; encoded by the coding sequence TTGACATTATTCATTAATTTGTTATTAATTGCATTGATATTAGGTTATGCAACTTGGGTAATAGTTCGATTTTTCAAAAAGTCGAAGCAAGGAAAATGTAGTGCATGTGAAAGTAATCAAGGTTGTCCGACTGAAAGTTTACCGAAACATTTGCAGTGA